Within Porites lutea chromosome 2, jaPorLute2.1, whole genome shotgun sequence, the genomic segment ATCAAAGACAGCGCaagctgtttttgcccctcctTCAAGGCTAACTAGGATGAAAGGAATGCGTACTCACCTTATCAGTTGAATGAATATAATGCCTTATGTTATATAGGTTTTTAATCAGGTTTAATAACCTATGATCCGTAGCTCAAACACAAGTCCATTGTTAGCGACTTTCTAAAACCTTCTTATTGAACTTGACCATCCTAAGATTGACAATTTTAACAAAAGCGCTCTTAGAAATAAGGAGGTCATCTGTGAATGTTGAACACAAGCTCTCAGAGAAGCAAAAAGAGATTCCAAAGAAGTCAGAAACTACCACTGTGAAGGAAACGGTAAGTGGTAGCTGTACATAACATACGAGCAGGACGGATATCTGATAAAAGAAAGAGTCGAAAGATTCGAAAAGGATCACATCGTATCTCAAAAATCGTTCCCTTTGCTCCCTCTTCAACACCCGCACCCAATCTCTCATGCCCTGACTCAAACAATAAAACCACTTTCCTTTCTTGACGTGTGCCTTAGGGTGGATTTctactgtcgcgtaatttttaatttttacctgCGCAAGCAGGAAGATTTTACCCGCCTAGACAAAACAgtggcaatgtatgaaaggtcgcacgtaaCGTAAAAGTTGAAACTCGCTCAACTTTTCGTTTACGCGCGACTTTCCATACTTTGACTTATTTTATTTACGCCCGTTACTTTAACGCATGGACGCAAGTAAAAACAACGCGCCGGTGGAAATCCGCCTTTTGATAGAGAGGGCGATGAGGCAAGGGAAAATTTTAAACATGTAAAACAGTAGCACAGATATATCTGTGCACGATGTAATAGACGCTGGCGGCGTTTATTTAACAGTTTAGGGGTCCTAGAGATGGCGTTTAACAGATAGAGGAGTTTAAGATCAAGAGTCGTAATTCCTCGAAGTACAATTTCGTAAATGaaattcttttgaactttaCCTTTCCATTTGTGTCTTTAAACGGTGTATTTTTTAACTTGAAATGTTGGTCTTAAAAACCACCGCATAGTGAATGCGCGGGAgccattttgttaaaaataggtATCCTTCAGTATTGAAAGTCAACTCGTTTTCTTCTACTAACACCCCCTAAAACCCACCAAATAAATACATGCTCAGTGGGCAGATTCTGATAGGTCAACCAATCTCGAAGCCTTGTGAAACGATATGGGGGCAAAAACTCTCTGGGGAAGGAGGGAGGAATTCACGGCAGGTTTTGGCCGGTTGGGCTAAGATTCTCGCGCTTTGTTATTGACACGTCAATTAATTGGTAATAGGGCTTAACACCTAACAAAAAGCCATAAGAAAGATGGGTGCACTTGGAGGTAACTAATAAAATAATTctacaaaatcaaaataacCTGAAGTTCGTAAACGTAACCTGACATATCAGCACGGCATATATACCCCATAAGTGTCAGGTCAGCTTGTTAAGCTCAATCAAGTCTGGCTCCAGGCAAACTGTTAATCTCCTCGCAAACAAGTTAAATTCTAACAAAAGAAATACTTGTTCAAGTAGTAATACCTGAATACTTATTGAAGGAAGTAACCATCAAGGAAGATATTAAGATAGACATGTCTCTAATACACTTACTAAGTTTGCGTCGTAAAATTGTTTCACTGAGAATTGATCTCACAGCAAGTCAATTTTACAGGTGATTGGCCCATATCAACCATCAAAGAATTTGGCTGTGAAAAAACACCCCAGGGAAATAATAGATGATCTAATGgcaagaaatgttcaaaaaggAGTTAAAAGCTCTTCTGGTGACATGATACCTCTTTCTCAGAGGGATTCGAAGGTTGTCGTGAACTTCTACAGCCAACAAATTGCTACTGCCAAACGTCGGGGAGATAAAGCTGCTGAAGGAGATGCGTATGGTATTCTTGGTTACGTTTTTGAGACTCAGCGTGACTAGAATAATATAGAATATCGCAGCCGTGCTCTTGATATTTCCAAAGAATTGGGAGACAAGAGGAAGGAAGCAGATTATTGTCAATCCCTTGGCGATGTTTTCTTGAAAGTCGGCAATTTCAATAAAGTCATTGAGTACCAAAACGTAGCACTCAGTCTTTCATTTAATCTGGGAGAAAAATTTATCGAAGGTTGCGCTTACTACGGTCTTGGCAATGCCTTTCGAGGTTTGTGTAGGTATAACGACGCAATAGACTACTACAAACGCTTTCTCAGTGTTGCCAAAGATTTGGATGACAAGTCATTAGAAGCAGTTGCGTATGGCAATCTCGGTCAAGCTTTTAACTGTCTTAGTGACTACAAACAAGCCGAAATTTATAACAACCAATGTCTTAGCATTACCAGAAGTTTAGGAGACACGTCTGGAGAGGGAATGGTGTACAGAAATCTTGGCAATATCTATTCTGGCCTTGGTGATTACATTAAAGCCCTGGATTATTACAGTAGGTCCCTTAGTATTGCcaaaaacacaggaaacaaGGGGGGAATGGCACCGGTGTATGGAAGTCTAGCAAATGCTTCCCTTAATCTTGGAGATACAAAAAACGCAAAGAAATACGCCAATCTGCATCTTACTTGTGCCAAAGAAATGGGAAACAAAGATATGGAAGGAGGTGCGTACGGCGCCCTTGGACATATTTATGGCGTGCTTGGAGACTTTAAAAAGTCCATAGAATACTGCAATCGCCGCCTTGATATTTGCAAAGCTGTTGAAAACTTGGAAGCAGAAGGTGGGGCGTATGGTGGCCTTGGTAGTGCTTTTGACAGCCTCGGAGATTTCGAAAAAGCGATTGACTACCACATGCAGCATCTTCGTATTGCTGAAACCATTGGAGATAAAGATGGGGAAGCAGTTGCATATGGTAATCTTGGAAACGCTTATCTCGGCCTTGAGGATTTCAATGCAGCCCTCCACTTCTTTGAACAGCGCCTTAGAATTGCGAAAGACCTGGGAGATAAGGCAGGGGAAGGTCGTGCAAATGGCCATCTCGGTGGCACTTTTCAACGTCTGGGCAACTACAAGAAAGCCATAGACTATTGCAACCTGCGTCTCTGTATTGCCCAGGAACTGGGAGACAAGGCTGGTGAAGGGGCTGCCTGTTGCCATTTAGGTACACTGGTTTCCCAGTTTCATTGTGACTTCAAGAAAGCTATCGATTGGCACAACCAACAACTTAGAATTGCTAAAGATATAGGAAATCGAGGCATGGAAGGTTTAGCGTACAGTTATATTGGACAGTGCTTTGAGATGCTGAACGTTTTGCCTAAAGCACTAGACAACTACCAAAGAAGCGTTGAAGTTTTCAATCAAATGTGGAGTCTTCTTCAGTCTGAAGATAAATGGAAGATTGGATTTCGGAACGAATGTAACTATGCTTACACAGGCCTTTGTAGAGTTttgttaaaacaagaaaagattGGTGAAGCTCTGGCTGCTGCCGAAGAAGGTCGGGCCCAATCACTAGCTGATCTCATGACATCTCAGTATGGTTTTCAAGAAAGACAAACCGAAGAAAAGTGCCCAGACGAAGAAGAATTCGGCATGTTAAACAATACTTCATCAAGCACGATTTTTCTGTCTTTGTCAGAAAATAAGATAAATATCTGGttacttttgaaagaaaaacctGTTCTTCACCGACAGAAGGCACTTTACCACCATTTTGCAGAAAATGCAGCAGCTGAAACATTACAGTCCCTCATCCAATTTGCCTACGAAAACAATGGTGTTCGTGCAAATGTTAACTGCGAGAATCGGTCCTTAGATGTGTTACGCGAAAATTGCTATACTGTGGAACGATCATCCAAAAAGTTCTCACAGCAAATTCTCCAAGAGGATAACCCTCCCCTAGCCGCCTTGTACAGCTATGTTATTGCCCCAATTTTGGATCTCATTGAGGGCGATGAGCTAATAATTGTCCCGGATGGTCCATTATGGCTTGCTCCGTTTGCTGCATTACTGAATCCTTTTTCCAAATACTTGTGTGAATCCTTTAAAGTCAGATTAATTCCTTCGTTGACAAGTTTGAGAATTATTGCTCATTGCCCAAAATTCCACAGCAGTAGTGGAGCTCTAGTTGTAGGAGATCCAGATATGAGTGAAGTTACCGACAGCCAAGGAGATCAGATCCTGGAGCAGCTTCCTTTTGCCAGGCAAGAAGCACAGATGATTGGGCAGATTCTTAATACGGCACCTCTCACTGGAAAATCGGCCACCAAATGTGAAGTGCTAAAACACATTAGTTCGGTTGCCGTAGTACACATTGCTGCACATGGACGCATGGAAACCGGAGAGATAGCGTTGAGCCCGAATCCTGAAAGCCGTAAATCGCAGACCCCTGCAGAAGAGGATTACATGTTGACAATGAAAGATGTGATGAGTGTGAAGCTGCGAGCCAAGCTAGTTGTCCTTAGTTGCTGTCACAGTGGTCGGGGAGAGATCAAAGCTGAAGGCGTGGTCGGTATTGCTCGTGCCTTTATTGGTGCTGGTGCTTGTTCTGTTCTGGTGTCGCTTTGGGCCATCGATGACGAGGCCACGTTGGAGTTCGTGAAAAGCTTCTACCACAACCTTGTGAAAGGGCGAAGTGCGAGCGAGTCTCTTAACCACGCAATGACATGTCTCAGAGAATCCGAGACGTTCAGCGATGTAAAGTACTGGGCGCCTTTTACGCTTATAGGTGACGACGTCACTCTCGACGAACAAGAAGAAATCAGGGTCTCGTAAATAAATTAAGACATTATGTCCCCAAAAGGCAGAGAGATGGTATGAAACAAAGTCTTGTCGATCTTTCTGCAACTTCATCTGACTGTGAGCAAAGTAAATAAGAATTACATATCGCCTTCCTGAAGTTACCCAAATAATGCCCGTTTGAGTAAAAGAAGCGCTATCTTAATTCTCTTCCGCGAAGAAACAACTCACGGCTGTGTGGGAGACTAGCAGTCTAAGCAAGTGgacaatttatttcaataataaacTGTAGCAAGGTCAATCTCATGTATCatgttctgttttatttttcggACAAATGAAGTACTGTGGAACATACAAAACAAAgagccaagggactggcaaaatttgttcgctttCACGCGGTTTCGTTTTGTGGACGTTCTTTTCCAtgcatatattttactattactgtgtaaagaaaatcattcgttataccaaggacttcgttatatagaggttcattATATCTATGTCCCACTATACTAACACAGAATTGGTGATTATTCCCTAAAATTTGGAGAGAAAACTAATTACAAGGCTGAAATCTGTGAGTTTTTGTGCTACTACAGAAAGCAACGAGGCCTTAAATGTTAACAGAGCAGTGTCTCGACTGATATATGGTGTTTTCTCAGCACGCTAGTTTCAGCTGTAGTTTTAAGCAGTATCTGATTGTTATCGTGCAGCAATacaaaaagataaataattaaaaaataaacgttAAAATTCTTTGTAATGGTACATCTAATTTGATCGGTTCTAATTCACTTCCTTCCTTTCGGCATTGCAAAGAAGTTTTAAATTAAGGTTCATAGTATACTTCGCAACGCAACATAAGATGAGAACTAACATATTTCGAGATTTGTGCATAGAATGTAGCTGAACATGAAAGAGTTGCTTATTTATCCCTTAATTCATTCTTTAAGTCTtcaagagaaaaaggaaagagataAAAGACCGTGCAATTTGTTGATGAAACAGTCAAATCTCTCAAGAAGGACCGCCCGCAAGTGTCAGCCTTAGAGTGTTCTCCCTTCTCTCTCtttaccccttttacccctgATACAGGGgtacaaatttctttttgtaacaTCCTACGAAATATGTATAGTGCTGTGTCGTTGGCAGAGTAAAGCGCACAAAATCTGTTTTATCAGGTGAGGTACTAACATAAAGAGATTGAAAAGCTCAGGTTTTGAGCACTAACCAATTTTTAGTGTCAAAATGGCGGGTGGTCAATGCCTTGGGACTCTGTAACCAGGCACAAATCAGTTGAATGAATGGATTTCATATTGATTCCGTTCCAACTTGGAAGGTAACTGATTGTTCTAAACTTTTGCGgctttccttgttaccttgaaATAGCGAAAGACCACAGTGAACGAAACGACAACCCTGGAGGAAAACCGTTCTTATCTTCGCACCTGTAAAAAAATATCTGAACTGGATTCGCCAATTCTAAGCAATGAACCACAGTGGAGAAATCTCCCCTCATTTTAACTCCTACCCCTTTTATCTCGCCCAAATCATTCACTAAATTTGGCCATGAGACTGGAGCTGATAGGCGAAGTATAAGTAAAAGGGAGAAAGGGCTTTCCCAACCTCGTTCCgagggttctctcctactcgTGCCTACGGAGTGACGTAGGgatgggtaggagagaaccctgggaacgaggttaagGCTTTCCTTTAGCGTTAATTTGCGATAAGCACCCTTAACAGAAGAAGAGCCGTGAAAGCGATCTGAGAGATACCAAGCTCTGGTATAAATCTGAAACCTGTAGACTTTCCTTTTGTAGCCAACCCTACGAGCAGAGTGTATTTGTAGCCCAACCCCTCTTCTCATCGCTATTAGCCAATTAGAGCCATCATAAAACACAACTCGACGCAGCCCCAAAATGATTGTGTTTATGGTTGATGTAAGCAGCAGGCATCTCTACAATAAGGAaagtgtatatatttttttcaatgctGAAAGACCCCAAACCGTACTGGCAAATACCGCAAAATACTGAGTTCACCATTTTCCCATAGGCTATAATGCATCTTGTTTACTctttacccccctcccccccaaaaaaggaagttgcataaccattgttttcattttctcttgggacggctatAATACCCATGTTACCtaggagaaattggaaataaTAGTTATGCACTATTTTGGGGGGCTAACAagatgcattatggtctatgtgaaaatggtgaatagaatgtttatccgggagatttacTGACCTGTAAAGGATAGCAGAAGATTCGTCAGTAATTTGGGAGAGATCACATTATCACATATGCGATCTTCCAAGTCTGTATAAAAGTCTCTGAACAATCAAATGGCCGGAAATGAAAAATTGTGTGGGAGGGATTGGTCACTTCTgcatgaaaaatattttccgtATTTCTACCCAAGCTTACGGTAatagaaaagaggaaggcaggGTTCCTTCCCGGTTTGTTGAAACTCGATATTTTCAATCCGAGGAGtagctagcctcccacgcgcGTCGAAGCCCCAAGGAGATCTACGGAGCAGCTTGTTATCATCCCTCCCAAACAATATCTGCCAGGATCTCGTCAACTGCCAGAATTTTTGCCGAAGATAGCGAAAAACATGGGCGACTAACCGGTAAGACGAGAATTTCTCTTGTGCACTTTCGCCCATGAAAATCCTGTCGCCGGTCCGGTTAATGGAGAAGACACAGTCTAGCGAGAAGCGCGAGAGACGTGCGTGGAGCGTGGGACGAGGGGGAGAGAGAAAACATTGTGCAGGGGAAAAGTAGTTAAAGCAGGCAGCAGGTGAATTCATCTAGTGTGGTTGCGTTCTTATTTCACGTGATGAATGTGTTCCAGATAAGCCATTGATagaagaaatttgatgctgatcactcttacgGCCGTTAAAGGCTTTACGGGATTAACCAATCAAACAGTCAAAATCCTTTCACTTGGCATGTCTTCATGCTCACCCGATTTTTGCCGCCTTCTTTCGCGAGGAAGAGCAAGGAAGAAATACGATGTTGAAAAAGGAATGTCTTATGAAAACAAGATGGATCAGTTTAGGtctctgggaaactgctcacctacccctcccctaagccaacattggGTAGGTGGATAGTTGCCTCCAAACCTAAATTCATCCTACATTAACCCAGTGGATACTTTGGAGATTTTGCAGTTTGACAGGTGCTCCAACGCAAAAAACTCAGCAATGACTAGGTTGAGCAAACTGACTGTTCCCTCTCACttaaacatttctttgtttcttgaaatttctgttctACAAATCTTCTTGAAAGGGCAAgtccatttaattttttttatctaggatAATAATGAATTTAAGAGAGGCATGAGCTACTGTTCTTACAATAAACATTTATTAGATTCGACTTTTGTGATATCTGAACTAAACCAGGtcaaggtaagtgttatcagcccaGCCCAAGGCCGAGGCTAATAACTCTAACTGAGACCTTAATTAAACaacgacaaacacaccgtcgtaaggaacctgaattgatataaTTGTTGTTGGTAATCATGCATTGCGACCTGCGCAACCTATACATTAGTCATCTACTAGCAGagaactaactaatctgtaagttgcgctgatttccaaaattagctatAGGATCTTAGCCAGTGAGAAGACAGATAATGAGTGCAATGTAGAATAATGAGAAATAGGGCCCCCGACTTTCTTTACACGTTTATTTCTTATATGGTATGTGCAActtaaaatctttaaaactcGCCAAAAAGGCCTCGAAATGGCTCTAGAAGCAAACAGAAAGGACACAACACAAACACGAGGTTTAGTCATTTTTATTTCGAATATTTTTAgtacgtattttgtttattccCAGAAATTCTCTTATAATATCCTAGCATAATTATTGGCATATACCAGCACTTCTAGAAGCATATTATGTTACTCTTGCGAGCACAGTTTATTAAAGCCTACAGTATATAGCTCAAACTTGATCTCGTTCAGAAAAGATTGAACTCTTTCTTTCAATTGATGAAGTTCCTCTTCTGTCAGAATTTCTGTCCATTAGTATTTCTTGAAGGGATTTGGATCTTCTTCCATTAAACATTAACTTTCTGTGACCACAAGAGACTGAGAAATAGATAGGCTGAAAGGGAAAGAGCAAATAAGAATCTGTttaatcaagagaggataaaggggacagagaaggcatcccccatacacaccctattccacaggtagttcgtctcgagttatttttaagaccacagatcccaagggggattagacaacggccactcacatagcgcgaatgtgttccgcgtggatgacccacgctcagagccacgcgtccttcacgaattgacgcaggacaaaatggcggaagacgcggagagcgatattgctattcgttttgttgacgaaaacgaaaacaaagagATTtttgctaaagctgtgtcagcgaaacggaaattaaaaaagaatcgcccgtcctctcttgtatagagctaacagtacagcagggaaaaccttaacacactgaatcttctctcaggatcattataatttacagtttgaagagagcaatttctggtttgatatttattcttttattagtctttcattattcaacaaaaataacacttggcgtcctacttgctttattatacaaacgaccggtttcaatagaccggcgaaatttctcattttattaaagcactgaggttacgacaacttcgagttaaactgggGCACATACTCAGCCAAACGGACAGACTATCTTTTCTTAGAAGAGCAAATACAAATCCCTGATCGCACAGATTATTACCTCCTTTAGTAAATTAAGCTTGAATCGATAAAATCGGTTTAAATATTAAGTGAATTTTTGGTGTCGAGTTCTGACGTCTCACACAAAGAGTAGCGTACAGAACTGATTATCGAACCATTTGAAAATACAGCTCAACTGATGCTGCTGCTACTCAAACGTGTCATTCCTACCACTGCCGTCA encodes:
- the LOC140928522 gene encoding tetratricopeptide repeat protein 28-like — translated: MVYRNLGNIYSGLGDYIKALDYYSRSLSIAKNTGNKGGMAPVYGSLANASLNLGDTKNAKKYANLHLTCAKEMGNKDMEGGAYGALGHIYGVLGDFKKSIEYCNRRLDICKAVENLEAEGGAYGGLGSAFDSLGDFEKAIDYHMQHLRIAETIGDKDGEAVAYGNLGNAYLGLEDFNAALHFFEQRLRIAKDLGDKAGEGRANGHLGGTFQRLGNYKKAIDYCNLRLCIAQELGDKAGEGAACCHLGTLVSQFHCDFKKAIDWHNQQLRIAKDIGNRGMEGLAYSYIGQCFEMLNVLPKALDNYQRSVEVFNQMWSLLQSEDKWKIGFRNECNYAYTGLCRVLLKQEKIGEALAAAEEGRAQSLADLMTSQYGFQERQTEEKCPDEEEFGMLNNTSSSTIFLSLSENKINIWLLLKEKPVLHRQKALYHHFAENAAAETLQSLIQFAYENNGVRANVNCENRSLDVLRENCYTVERSSKKFSQQILQEDNPPLAALYSYVIAPILDLIEGDELIIVPDGPLWLAPFAALLNPFSKYLCESFKVRLIPSLTSLRIIAHCPKFHSSSGALVVGDPDMSEVTDSQGDQILEQLPFARQEAQMIGQILNTAPLTGKSATKCEVLKHISSVAVVHIAAHGRMETGEIALSPNPESRKSQTPAEEDYMLTMKDVMSVKLRAKLVVLSCCHSGRGEIKAEGVVGIARAFIGAGACSVLVSLWAIDDEATLEFVKSFYHNLVKGRSASESLNHAMTCLRESETFSDVKYWAPFTLIGDDVTLDEQEEIRVS